In Papaver somniferum cultivar HN1 chromosome 1, ASM357369v1, whole genome shotgun sequence, a genomic segment contains:
- the LOC113273130 gene encoding 11S globulin subunit beta-like: MSRAYLQHDMRKEESLTNQMKCVEHLHHFPYYKYQQNPIANNSSHSLLKSLKQIKPSLFMMKSSFLVCLGFCFLFLLNGCLGQIEQQGGGWQTQQQQQQSRHYQDQSQCRIENINAQEPNRRVESEAGVTEFWDQNNEQFDCAGVAPARYIIQPNGLLLPFFVNAPRLVYIVQGRGISGALIPGCPETFHSIRQSVQQRGRSQQQGGRDQHQKIRSVQQGDILALPAGVTNWLYNEGETPLIAVSLHDTSSNANQLDRNLRRFQLAGSQPTQVSSYQQRQQQRQQVRGQQQDIPENNIFNGFSVETLAEAFGVSTETAGKLQGQNDQRGNIVFVEGGLRAIRPQQGEEEEEQEQRYRTTNGLEETICSMRMKQNIANPTRSDIYSEKGGRITTLNSQKLPILNYLQMSAERGVLYQNALHAPHWHSNAHSVIYVTRGSCRCQIVGNQGRQVFNGQLNQGQMLVVPQNFAVVKQAGSEGFEWVSFKTNDNAMTSPLVGKTSVLRAMPVDVLMNAYQISREEANRLKYNRQEETMILTPGSRSQVRTTA, encoded by the exons ATGAGTCGTGCATATCTGCAACATGACATGAGAAAGGAAGAATCACTTACCAACCAAATGAAATGTGTCgaacacttgcaccattttccaTACTATAAATACCAGCAAAACCCCATTGCTAATAATTCATCACATTCCCTACTGAAATCTCTTAAACAAATTAAGCCTAGCTTGTTCATGATGAAGTCCTCATTTCTAGTTTGTCTTggtttttgctttctttttctgttgAATGGTTGTTTAGGTCAGATAGAACAGCAAGGAGGAGGATGGCAAacccagcagcaacaacaacagtcaCGCCATTACCAAGATCAAAGCCAGTGTAGAATTGAGAACATAAATGCACAAGAACCTAACCGCCGTGTTGAGTCCGAAGCTGGTGTTACAGAGTTTTGGGACCAGAATAATGAACAATTCGACTGTGCTGGTGTCGCCCCTGCTCGATATATTATTCAGCCTAATGGACTTCTCTTGCCATTTTTTGTCAATGCACCAAGACTTGTCTACATTGTTCAAG GTAGGGGTATTTCTGGAGCTCTTATCCCTGGCTGTCCCGAAACTTTCCACTCAATTCGCCAATCTGTGCAACAAAGAGGAAGAAGCCAGCAACAGGGAGGTAGAGATCAACATCAAAAGATCCGAAGCGTCCAACAAGGAGACATTTTGGCTTTGCCTGCTGGAGTAACTAACTGGTTGTACAATGAGGGAGAGACCCCACTTATTGCTGTTTCCCTTCATGACACAAGCAGTAATGCTAACCAGCTCGATCGCAATCTCAGG AGATTTCAATTGGCCGGAAGCCAGCCAACACAAGTTAGCTCATACCAACAACGACAACAACAGCGTCAACAGGTAAGAGGCCAACAACAAGATATCCCAGAAAACAATATCTTCAATGGCTTCAGTGTCGAAACTCTGGCTGAGGCTTTTGGAGTGAGCACCGAGACAGCAGGGAAACTACAAGGACAAAATGACCAGAGAGGTAACATTGTCTTTGTTGAAGGTGGGCTTCGTGCAATCAGACCACaacaaggagaagaagaagaggaacaagaacAACGTTACAGGACCACCAACGGGTTAGAGGAAACTATTTGCAGTATGAGAATGAAACAGAACATCGCCAATCCAACAAGGTCTGATATTTACTCAGAAAAAGGTGGAAGAATCACTACCCTCAACAGCCAGAAGTTACCCATCCTTAACTACCTTCAAATGAGTGCTGAGAGAGGAGTTCTTTACCAG AACGCACTACATGCACCACACTGGCACTCGAACGCCCACAGCGTGATCTACGTCACCAGAGGAAGCTGCAGGTGTCAGATTGTAGGTAACCAAGGTCGCCAAGTCTTCAACGGACAACTCAACCAAGGCCAGATGTTGGTTGTTCCTCAGAACTTCGCCGTGGTTAAACAGGCTGGAAGCGAAGGATTTGAATGGGTATCATTCAAGACTAATGACAACGCTATGACAAGTCCATTGGTTGGAAAGACTTCTGTATTAAGAGCTATGCCCGTAGATGTGTTGATGAATGCTTATCAAATCTCAAGGGAAGAAGCCAACCGGTTGAAGTACAACAGACAAGAAGAAACGATGATACTTACCCCAGGATCTAGATCTCAAGTTAGGACTACTGCTTAA